The following are encoded in a window of Camelus ferus isolate YT-003-E chromosome 28, BCGSAC_Cfer_1.0, whole genome shotgun sequence genomic DNA:
- the ANKRD39 gene encoding ankyrin repeat domain-containing protein 39 isoform X2, with protein sequence MAVPQSCADGPCCARPSAVAGVQQTLDEMDFERGIWSAALNGDLGRVKYLIQKAADPSQPDSAGYTALHYASRNGHYAVCQFLLESGAKCNAQTHGGATALHRASYCGHTDIARLLLSHGSNPRLVDDDGMTSLHKAAEKGHTDICSLLLQHSPALKAVRDRKARLACDLLPCNSDLRDLLAS encoded by the exons ATGGCGGTGCCGCAGTCCTGCGCCGATGGCCCCTGCTGCGCCCGCCCCAGCGCGGTGGCTGGCGTGCAGCAGACGCTGGACGAGATGGACTTCGAGAGGG GAATCTGGTCAGCAGCCCTGAACGGAGACCTGGGCCGAGTGAAGTACTTAATCCAGAAAGCGGCGGACCCCAGTCAGCCTGACTCGGCTGGCTACACGGCTCTG CACTACGCCAGCCGCAACGGGCACTATGCTGTGTGCCAGTTCCTGCTGGAAAGCGGAGCCAAGTGCAATGCCCAGACCCACGGGGGTGCCACTGCCCTGCACCGGGCCAGCTACTGTGGGCACACTGACATCGCCCGGCTGCTGCTGTCGCACGGGTCCAACCCCAGGCTGGTGGACGATGACGGCATGACCAGCCTGCATAAG GCTGCTGAGAAGGGTCACACGGACATTTGCTCCCTCCTGTTGCAACACAGCCCAGCCCTGAAGGCCGTCCGGGATCGGAAGGCACGACTAGCCTGTGACCTGCTGCCCTGCAACAGTGACCTGAGGGACCTGCTGGCCAGCTGA
- the ANKRD39 gene encoding ankyrin repeat domain-containing protein 39 isoform X1: protein MAVPQSCADGPCCARPSAVAGVQQTLDEMDFERGIWSAALNGDLGRVKYLIQKAADPSQPDSAGYTALHYASRNGHYAVCQFLLESGAKCNAQTHGGATALHRASYCGHTDIARLLLSHGSNPRLVDDDGMTSLHKAAEKGHTDICSLLLQHSPALKAVRDRKSTGLNLTFLGKVVSAQQRVWWGTCVWAVGDSPRGLRC from the exons ATGGCGGTGCCGCAGTCCTGCGCCGATGGCCCCTGCTGCGCCCGCCCCAGCGCGGTGGCTGGCGTGCAGCAGACGCTGGACGAGATGGACTTCGAGAGGG GAATCTGGTCAGCAGCCCTGAACGGAGACCTGGGCCGAGTGAAGTACTTAATCCAGAAAGCGGCGGACCCCAGTCAGCCTGACTCGGCTGGCTACACGGCTCTG CACTACGCCAGCCGCAACGGGCACTATGCTGTGTGCCAGTTCCTGCTGGAAAGCGGAGCCAAGTGCAATGCCCAGACCCACGGGGGTGCCACTGCCCTGCACCGGGCCAGCTACTGTGGGCACACTGACATCGCCCGGCTGCTGCTGTCGCACGGGTCCAACCCCAGGCTGGTGGACGATGACGGCATGACCAGCCTGCATAAG GCTGCTGAGAAGGGTCACACGGACATTTGCTCCCTCCTGTTGCAACACAGCCCAGCCCTGAAGGCCGTCCGGGATCGGAAG AGCA CAGGTCTGAACCTCACCTTCCTGGGGAAGGTCGTCTCTGCCCAGCAGAGGGTCTGGTGGGGGACCTGCGTGTGGGCTGTGGGAGACTCTCCAAGAGGCCTGAGGTGCTGA
- the ANKRD23 gene encoding ankyrin repeat domain-containing protein 23 isoform X1, with protein MDFVSIQQLVTGERVERKGLGCGHGVLDPGGGPRNWRLGPQEAEAQERQKLEEKRKRLERFNSSRTNLENLADLENLVQRRREKRLKRRVPPRAPEPEVKPQPQAQLEPVDLEVFLKAAAENQEALIDKYLTDGGDPNAHDKLHRTALHWACLKGHSQLVNKLLEAGATVDAQDLLDRTPVFWACRRGHLDILKHLLNRGARVNTRDKIWSTPLHVAVRMGHCDCLEHLIACGAQVDAQDKEGDTALHEAVRHGHYKAMKVLLLYGAKLGVQNGASLTPVQLARDWQRGIQEALQAHVGHPRTRC; from the exons ATGGACTTCGTCAGCATCCAGCAGTTG GTAACTGGTGAGAGAGTTGAAAGGAAAGGATTGGGATGTGGACACGGAGTTCTGGATCCTGGAGGCGGGCCTCGAAACTGGaggctggggccccaggaggccgaggcccaggagaggcagaaactggaggagaagaggaagaga CTTGAAAGATTTAACAGTTCCAGAACTAACTTGGAGAACCTGGCTGACTTGGAGAACTTGGTTCAAAGACGGAGAGAGAAGCGACTGAAACGCAGAGTCCCCCCTAGGGCACCCGAGCCTGAGGTCAAG ccgcagccccaggcccagctggagcCCGTGGACCTGGAGGTGTTCCTAAAGGCAGCTGCTGAGAACCAGGAGGCCCTGATTGACAAGTACCTGACAGACGGAGGGGACCCCAACGCTCATGACAAG ctccaccgCACGGCCTTGCACTGGGCCTGTCTGAAGGGTCACAGCCAGCTAGTGAACAAGCTATTGGAGGCAGGTGCCACCGTGGATGCTCAGGACTTG CTGGACAGGACCCCCGTGTTCTGGGCCTGCCGCAGAGGGCACCTGGACATCCTAAAACACCTGCTTAACCGGGGCGCCCGGGTCAACACCCGGGACAAG ATCTGGAGCACCCCCCTGCATGTGGCCGTGCGCATGGGGCACTGTGACTGCCTGGAGCATCTCATCGCCTGTGGAGCCCAGGTGGATGCGCAAGACAAG GAAGGGGACACAGCTCTGCACGAGGCCGTGCGGCACGGCCACTACAAGGCCATGAAGGTGCTGCTGCTCTACGGAGCCAAGCTGGGTGTGCAGAACGGG GCTTCACTGACCCCAGTGCAGCTGGCACGGGACTGGCAGCGGGGCATCCAGGAAGCACTCCAGGCCCATGTCGGGCACCCCCGTACCCGCTGCTGA
- the ANKRD23 gene encoding ankyrin repeat domain-containing protein 23 isoform X2, with protein sequence MDFVSIQQLVTGERVERKGLGCGHGVLDPGGGPRNWRLGPQEAEAQERQKLEEKRKRLERFNSSRTNLENLADLENLVQRRREKRLKRRVPPRAPEPEVKLEPVDLEVFLKAAAENQEALIDKYLTDGGDPNAHDKLHRTALHWACLKGHSQLVNKLLEAGATVDAQDLLDRTPVFWACRRGHLDILKHLLNRGARVNTRDKIWSTPLHVAVRMGHCDCLEHLIACGAQVDAQDKEGDTALHEAVRHGHYKAMKVLLLYGAKLGVQNGASLTPVQLARDWQRGIQEALQAHVGHPRTRC encoded by the exons ATGGACTTCGTCAGCATCCAGCAGTTG GTAACTGGTGAGAGAGTTGAAAGGAAAGGATTGGGATGTGGACACGGAGTTCTGGATCCTGGAGGCGGGCCTCGAAACTGGaggctggggccccaggaggccgaggcccaggagaggcagaaactggaggagaagaggaagaga CTTGAAAGATTTAACAGTTCCAGAACTAACTTGGAGAACCTGGCTGACTTGGAGAACTTGGTTCAAAGACGGAGAGAGAAGCGACTGAAACGCAGAGTCCCCCCTAGGGCACCCGAGCCTGAGGTCAAG ctggagcCCGTGGACCTGGAGGTGTTCCTAAAGGCAGCTGCTGAGAACCAGGAGGCCCTGATTGACAAGTACCTGACAGACGGAGGGGACCCCAACGCTCATGACAAG ctccaccgCACGGCCTTGCACTGGGCCTGTCTGAAGGGTCACAGCCAGCTAGTGAACAAGCTATTGGAGGCAGGTGCCACCGTGGATGCTCAGGACTTG CTGGACAGGACCCCCGTGTTCTGGGCCTGCCGCAGAGGGCACCTGGACATCCTAAAACACCTGCTTAACCGGGGCGCCCGGGTCAACACCCGGGACAAG ATCTGGAGCACCCCCCTGCATGTGGCCGTGCGCATGGGGCACTGTGACTGCCTGGAGCATCTCATCGCCTGTGGAGCCCAGGTGGATGCGCAAGACAAG GAAGGGGACACAGCTCTGCACGAGGCCGTGCGGCACGGCCACTACAAGGCCATGAAGGTGCTGCTGCTCTACGGAGCCAAGCTGGGTGTGCAGAACGGG GCTTCACTGACCCCAGTGCAGCTGGCACGGGACTGGCAGCGGGGCATCCAGGAAGCACTCCAGGCCCATGTCGGGCACCCCCGTACCCGCTGCTGA
- the ANKRD23 gene encoding ankyrin repeat domain-containing protein 23 isoform X4: MDFVSIQQLVTGERVERKGLGCGHGVLDPGGGPRNWRLGPQEAEAQERQKLEEKRKRLERFNSSRTNLENLADLENLVQRRREKRLKRRVPPRAPEPEVKLEPVDLEVFLKAAAENQEALIDKYLTDGGDPNAHDKLDRTPVFWACRRGHLDILKHLLNRGARVNTRDKIWSTPLHVAVRMGHCDCLEHLIACGAQVDAQDKEGDTALHEAVRHGHYKAMKVLLLYGAKLGVQNGASLTPVQLARDWQRGIQEALQAHVGHPRTRC; encoded by the exons ATGGACTTCGTCAGCATCCAGCAGTTG GTAACTGGTGAGAGAGTTGAAAGGAAAGGATTGGGATGTGGACACGGAGTTCTGGATCCTGGAGGCGGGCCTCGAAACTGGaggctggggccccaggaggccgaggcccaggagaggcagaaactggaggagaagaggaagaga CTTGAAAGATTTAACAGTTCCAGAACTAACTTGGAGAACCTGGCTGACTTGGAGAACTTGGTTCAAAGACGGAGAGAGAAGCGACTGAAACGCAGAGTCCCCCCTAGGGCACCCGAGCCTGAGGTCAAG ctggagcCCGTGGACCTGGAGGTGTTCCTAAAGGCAGCTGCTGAGAACCAGGAGGCCCTGATTGACAAGTACCTGACAGACGGAGGGGACCCCAACGCTCATGACAAG CTGGACAGGACCCCCGTGTTCTGGGCCTGCCGCAGAGGGCACCTGGACATCCTAAAACACCTGCTTAACCGGGGCGCCCGGGTCAACACCCGGGACAAG ATCTGGAGCACCCCCCTGCATGTGGCCGTGCGCATGGGGCACTGTGACTGCCTGGAGCATCTCATCGCCTGTGGAGCCCAGGTGGATGCGCAAGACAAG GAAGGGGACACAGCTCTGCACGAGGCCGTGCGGCACGGCCACTACAAGGCCATGAAGGTGCTGCTGCTCTACGGAGCCAAGCTGGGTGTGCAGAACGGG GCTTCACTGACCCCAGTGCAGCTGGCACGGGACTGGCAGCGGGGCATCCAGGAAGCACTCCAGGCCCATGTCGGGCACCCCCGTACCCGCTGCTGA
- the ANKRD23 gene encoding ankyrin repeat domain-containing protein 23 isoform X3, producing MDFVSIQQLVTGERVERKGLGCGHGVLDPGGGPRNWRLGPQEAEAQERQKLEEKRKRLERFNSSRTNLENLADLENLVQRRREKRLKRRVPPRAPEPEVKPQPQAQLEPVDLEVFLKAAAENQEALIDKYLTDGGDPNAHDKLDRTPVFWACRRGHLDILKHLLNRGARVNTRDKIWSTPLHVAVRMGHCDCLEHLIACGAQVDAQDKEGDTALHEAVRHGHYKAMKVLLLYGAKLGVQNGASLTPVQLARDWQRGIQEALQAHVGHPRTRC from the exons ATGGACTTCGTCAGCATCCAGCAGTTG GTAACTGGTGAGAGAGTTGAAAGGAAAGGATTGGGATGTGGACACGGAGTTCTGGATCCTGGAGGCGGGCCTCGAAACTGGaggctggggccccaggaggccgaggcccaggagaggcagaaactggaggagaagaggaagaga CTTGAAAGATTTAACAGTTCCAGAACTAACTTGGAGAACCTGGCTGACTTGGAGAACTTGGTTCAAAGACGGAGAGAGAAGCGACTGAAACGCAGAGTCCCCCCTAGGGCACCCGAGCCTGAGGTCAAG ccgcagccccaggcccagctggagcCCGTGGACCTGGAGGTGTTCCTAAAGGCAGCTGCTGAGAACCAGGAGGCCCTGATTGACAAGTACCTGACAGACGGAGGGGACCCCAACGCTCATGACAAG CTGGACAGGACCCCCGTGTTCTGGGCCTGCCGCAGAGGGCACCTGGACATCCTAAAACACCTGCTTAACCGGGGCGCCCGGGTCAACACCCGGGACAAG ATCTGGAGCACCCCCCTGCATGTGGCCGTGCGCATGGGGCACTGTGACTGCCTGGAGCATCTCATCGCCTGTGGAGCCCAGGTGGATGCGCAAGACAAG GAAGGGGACACAGCTCTGCACGAGGCCGTGCGGCACGGCCACTACAAGGCCATGAAGGTGCTGCTGCTCTACGGAGCCAAGCTGGGTGTGCAGAACGGG GCTTCACTGACCCCAGTGCAGCTGGCACGGGACTGGCAGCGGGGCATCCAGGAAGCACTCCAGGCCCATGTCGGGCACCCCCGTACCCGCTGCTGA